TCTTTACATCAAAACTCACCTGACCATTCTGCAGTCGATAATTCATCGTCAGCATCCATGAAACTTGGACTCTTGCTGGCAGGCATTATCGTTATCGCAGCAACAATGCGTTCACCTATTACGGCAACAGGTCCAATTGTGGAACTGATCCGTACAGATACAGGAATAAGTCATACATTGGCAGGCTTGCTTACCTCTCTTCCTTTGCTTGCCTTCGCAGCAATCTCTCCGTTCGCTCCACAATTGGCGCGAAGATTCGGACTAGAAACCGCTCTGTTAACTGCCATAATTCTTGTGACCATAGGCGTATCCCTCCGGTTTATGCCCTCTGTTCCCGTTCTTTTTACAGGAACAGCAATCCTTGGATGTGGTATTGCCCTGAGCAACGTATTGCTGCCCAGTCTGATCAAAAGGGATTTCCCATTGCGAGTGGGTCTCGTTACCGGCCTCTATTCCGTGTCCATGAATATATGGGGCGCTATCGCCTCAGGAATCAGCGTTCCCACGGCAGGCTTAACCTCCATGGGTTGGCATGCTTCACTGGGCATGTGGGCTATACTGTCCATTCTAGCCCTGATTCTCTGGCTGCCTCACGTCCGTTCTGGACGTCGCGGCGAAGTTTACGTGGCTTCGAGAACGGAAGCGAAGCCCGTTCGTCTTATTACATCTCCCTTAGCCTGGTATGTCACATTGTTCATGGGACTGCAATCTTTAATTTTTTACACTACAATTACCTGGCTGCCAGAGGTTCTATCTGATCAGGGTTTCAGTTCCTCTTCAGCCGGCTGGATGTTGTCTTTGATGCAAATGGTTAGTGTTCCGGTAACGTTCATCGTCCCCATTCTGGCTGGACGAATGAAAGATCAACGTTGGCTGACAGCAATTACAGGTTCATGTCTGATTCTGGGATACGCATTCCTTTTAAGTGGTATTTCCTCTCTCGTAACCGTCGGTGTTGCTTTGGCTGGCGTTGGAGCCGGGGCTTCGTTCGGACTTGTAACCATGTTTTTTGTACTGCGTACATCCGATGCAAGACAGGCTGCAGGACTTTCGGGTATGGCTCAATCCTTTGGGTATATGCTGGCAGCCGTCGGACCGTTGCTGTTCGGTGTGCTTCATGATTGGACACAAGGATGGACTCTTCCATTGCTTTTGCAAGTTACACTTGCTGTTCTGTTACTTTTCATGGGATTGAAAGCAAGTGCCAATCGTTTGATTGGTTCATGATGAATCGGAGCTTCAATTATATAAGCAAAGAGACCTTTCCCAATGGAAAGGTCTTTTTTTGCTAAACTCACACTGTGATTAGAATAGTTATTAAAGCTTATTCAGATATTCAAGTAGACGGTACAGAACGACAGATACTTGAGCACGAGTTGATGTAGCTTTTGGAGCAAACTTGTTGCCAGACATACCTTTTACCAAACCATTCTCTACAGCAAAATGAACAGCTGATTTCGCTCCATCTGAAATTTGATCTTCATCCTTGAACCCAATGGATGTTACTCCTTGTTTTATTTCCAAAGCATCGGCAATCATCAAAACCATATTTTCGCGTGTCAATTGGTCCTGTGCACTCGCTTCTTTACTACGTGTTTCCCAATCGATTCCCGTTCCGAAAATACGATCAAGCAACGTCGCAAATTCTGCATGAGTAATGGTACTATTCGGTGAGAATGTGCTAGCACTAATACCCTTAGCAATTTGTTGAGAGGCTATAACTTCGATTTCATCTTTAGCCCAGTGGCTGTTGATGTCTCCAAAAGTTACAGCACTCTCTACAACAACATAAGAACCTGGTTGTGTTACATTGAATTCCAATTGCCCTTTTTGAGACACATTGGACAAAGACGCAGGCTGCCAAGCATCTTTTGTTGTTTGATGATAAGCAATAACTTTACGTACGTCTTTTACAGAGTTCACATCATATTTCAATGTAAGCCCAATATTGTGCTTGAATTTGTCTGCATCAAGATCAATAGATACAATTTGAGAAACAATGTTCTCGTTTTGTTTGTTATCCTTGCCTTCTGCAACATGCAACTTCAAGCTGAATCCTCTATCTGTGACGTAATCCGTCAAAGAAGCAGCAGGTATAGTCACATTGAACGTTTTGCCCTCAATAATCAGATTTTTACCTGAGGCTTGAATTTTATCAGCAATAGCCTTACTGATTGTCAGATCTACTAGACTATATTTGTCAAACTCAACGCTTGATAAATCCAGCTTGATTTCCTTCTTATCATCCTGCAACTGTGTATTAATTACCGCTTCGGAAATCGCTGCTGTAGCCTGTGTAGTTCCGTCAGCGTTTTTCTTTTCGGATACAGATGCGTCACCTTTAATTGTAGGCGTAGGTGCAGTTGATGGGGAAGAATTGGAAGAACTAGATCCGCCTGAAGACCCTGAACCAGAGCCCGGTGATGGTGTACCAGGATTAGGAACTTCCGGATCAGGATTTTTTTTCACCAGAAGTGATGTAGTCGCTGTTCCAATCAAACCTTGCAAGTCTTCAACAGACATTTCCACAATGTACTCCCCAGCTAACAACTTGCCGAGTCTAAGAGTGAATGAGCCGTCTGTTTCAACTTCAAAGGCACCTTCCGTAATCTTCTTATTCGTTGTATCTTTCACAGTGTAACCAGCCTTCAATGAAGCTGTTACATCAAGTTCAGTATCCCATCCACTTTTAAGCGCTGGAGCGGCTACGATATAAAGATCATCAACATTACCTGTCAAAGCTTCTTTGTCCGCCTGCACCACTTCCAGATTTTCTGGTGCTGTTACAACCGGAGCTGCTTTTTTCACCAAAAATGGAGAAGTATCTTCGATATACGTTTTTCCATCAACACCGATTGCAGTGATATCAACCGTGTAAAGACCATCTGGAATCGTCGTTACCTCGTCGGTAGTGTAGTCTGCATACTGTCCATCCCAAGCCAGAGTATATCTTGTGTTGGCAGCGAAACTATAGTAGTTTCCAAAAATAGATCCAATATATCCATCTCCATAATAGCCCCCATCCGGGTAAAGGCCATCGAAGATCTCAATAAGGGCAAAATTCATGGGATTGTAGAATTCCATAGCTACATTGAGTGTATCCAGCGTACCATCAGGCTTCAATGGATAATGGAACGGGTTCTTCTCTGTACCTTTCACAGTCTCAATGTATTTAACGCCTGCCAATGTAAGGTTGAAATGTGCGACATATGGAACACTAAATGTGTCCGTTCCATTAGACAACTGAAGGTAGCCTTGCGCTTCTGTTACCGCAGTAACACCTTTTGGAACTGTAATAGTAACCTGTAACTCTTCCTCACCATTCAGTGTAAAAGAGCTCTTATCCACCGCAACGGATACACCAGGAATTGTACGAGTTGGATTCACGCTTACAGTGTAGTTTCCAACGCCGCCATTCAGCGACTCCACTTTGATCGTTTTGCTGACGGTTTTTTCGTCCGTGCTGAGGAAGTTACCAAAATTCACACTACCTGTAACATTTGGTTTCTCGACAGCCACGCCATTCTCTGTGTATTTCGTTACATCCAATACTTTAACAAATGCAGCAGGATCAATCGTTTTCACCGCTTGAATACGACCTGCACCTTGATCAAACACATCGTATTTGGTCGTGTCGAGCACTTTACCATTGTTCATGAGTGCAACTTTAATATCAAATGGTGTCCAGTCACTGTGCTTCTCAATCAACAGGGCAACCAGTCCGGCAACATGAGGTGTGGCCATACTTGTACCTGATTTACGATCGTAAGCCTGTGAATAATCAGCTCCAGGTTCGTCCTTGCCATAGGCAGGGACAGTAGAAAGAATGCTGGTACCCGGTGCAACTATATCCGGTTTGATATCCAGAGTCACCTTGGCTGGTCCGCGGGAGCTGGATGGATTCATTTCATCGCCAGCCGTTTGACCTTTAACGAAGTCACTAAAGCTCACTTCAACGCTTTGACCGGCATCCAGCTCAGCTTTGATACTTTCTCCATCTTCCTTCGACATGCTCAAAGTTGGAATAAGTTCAAAATTATCTCCCAAACTCACACCGATCGGGCCTGGAATATTGTTATATACGATAATAGCAACTGCACCAGCAGCTTTGGCATTGGCTACTTTCTCTACAAATGCCAGCTCACCGCGCTGTACAAAAGCCACTTTGCCTGTAAAATCCTTGCCTTCAAAGTCGGTCGGTTTACCCAACCCTGCGAATAAAAGATCATATTGATTCGTCAAAACAGATTCCGGATCTGCTGAGAGGCTCCAGCCCATTACATCAAGTCGGTACACCGACTCAGTAACAGCCAATGGATTTTGCTCCGTTTCAGTTGGAGCAATCGCAGGCTCTTCTTTCACAGGTGCAACCTCTGGAGAGGTTTCGACTGGTGCCGAAGGCGAGGCTGGCTGAACACCCTCTTCGGATTGGCTGGTTTCCACATCTAGAGCTGTAACATCAGCAGACGCTGTTCCAGATAATGCCGCTTCGTTTGTTGATGAAGCTTCTTCGCCTGTCGCACCTTCCGGTGTTGTTGATGGTTCACCTTGAGCCGGAACTTCAGGAGTTTCCGTTCCCGGTGCTGTTCCCAGTTCAGGAGATGGCTCAACTTCAGGGACAGGCTGTTCTTCTGGAAGCGTACCTTTACCTTCCTCACCAATCCAGAAATGAGTGTTGGCTGTAATGCTTTGGCTAGGCCCTGTGGAGTTACCTACAGTGATTGCCATAGCCGATGCTCCTGGAGAACCTAATGTATAACGATTCGGGCCATCATTACCACTTGCCACAACTGCAGTCACGCCAGATAGCATAGCATTGTTAAGAGCAACCGAAGTAATGTAACTTGGATCATTGGCAGCGTTACCCAACGAGAGATTGATTACATCCATACCATCGGCAACGGAACGATCGATTCCCCCTAATACCCATGAGGTTTGTCCACTACCATAGGGTCCAAGAACACGATAGGCATAGATATCAGCTTCGGGTGCAACGCCGACAATGCCGTAGTCCCCTGCTTCTCGAGCAGCAATGGTACCGGCTACGTGAGTACCGTGGGATGTGTAATAGGCGCTTCCATTGGCATTAAACTCAGGTGCCCCAGACACTTTCCATTCTTCATGTGTTGTTTCGTAAGGATCATTGTCACTTCCTACGAAATCCCATCCACCTTTGTAGGCGTCTTGCAAATTAGGATGCTCATAATCGATTCCTGTATCAATAACACCAACTTTGACACCTTTTCCTTTGTATCCCAGATTCCATACTTCAGGGGCGCCAATAAATGGTGCGGTATCTTTCATATAAGGATTCACTTCATCTGTTTCCGGGGATACGGTAATTTCAAGGTCAGGGTATACACTGACAACGCCCGGTATGCGAAGCAACTGTCCCAATTGGTTACCCTTAAGTTCAATGGCTACACCATTCAGGGCATATGCGTAGTTTTCCAATACTTCGTGTTTGATTTTATTCTGAGTGAGGCTATGTACAAATGACTGTTGTTGTTGCTCGACTTGAGTCACAGCCTTTGTTTCCATAGAGGAGGTAAAAGATTTTCCTGAGAGGGTAGATTCGCCTTGCGCAACAGCAACTGGTTTATTGGAGAGCTCAACAATTACTCTTGTTTTCTCTCCCCCAAGACCTTCTAGGCTCTTGTCCAAAAATGGATCTGCTGCAAGCTTTCCTTCCCGCTGGGCAAGAATCTCTCTCCATTGTGTGGCTTCGCCCTTGCTTAGCGAGTTCTCAAGCTGAACACCTACAGGAGCGGCTCCGGCCGCTGGCATGATGATAGAAAAAGTCATTAGGATACTTAACAATATGGATATCAATCGTTTATTCAAGGCTATGCCCCTCCTTCTCAATATGAAAGTACCTCACCAATCGCTTGGGTCCTGCTATGACAAGTACTGCAATACCTGTGAACAACTCACCGCCCTATCTGCAAGAAGATTGACCCTTGGTAAATTATTCTACTAAAATAACACATTTTCCTTCTAAATAATTACAAATATGATATCAAAATTACTTATATGGTTCTTGAGTAAGAGAAAAGCGTGAAATTGTATTTATTTGTCGATTGAATATTTCAAATTTTAAATACAGCATAGAAAAAAAGGCCAAGAGCCTCTTCATTCTGAAAGAGATTCCTAGCCTAATTGTGATCGATGGATTTCATGAAAAACATTCTATTAATTCATTTAACAAAGATACATATTTTGTTTATTTAACTTCCCGGCTTCACTGCTTCAATTCGAAGACGCTTATAATCGGCATAGATTGCATCTTCTTTCCAGAGCTTCGGCACAACGATTTGGTTCGTTTCACTACAGATTTCCTGAATTTGTTCCTGACTCAAACCATCAAAATAGTCCCCTCCAAAATAAGCCAACCAGCCCTCTATACCCTGTTCACCATCCGCCAGTCTAGTAGGACGGTCATAGTGGTAGGCCTGTCGCACCAAAAACCCGCATTGTTCCAAAATGTTGCTATATTGCCCGATCGTCGGGAAATACCAAGGGTTGCGCTCTGATCCAGGAATGCCAGTGTGTCGTTCAAACACTTCCTCTAATGCATCTACAATGATCTGTACATTGCCTTTGCCACCGAACTCCGCTACAAAACGTCCCCCAGGCTTCAAAGACTTCCATATACTATACACTACAAGTCGCGGACTTCGCATCCAATGTAGAGCTGCATTGGAAAAGACGGCATCATAGAGCTTGTTCGTCTCAAACTGATGTCCGTCCCCCTCCATGAACTCGATATTGGGAAACTTCTCTCTTGCACGACGAATCATGTCGGGTGATGCATCCATGCCGACTACCTCAGCCTGCGCTGCAGTAATTTCGTACGTCAAATCCCCTGTCCCGCATCCCAAATCAAGGATATACTCCCCTTTTTGAGGTTGAAGCCATGAGATTAAACTTTACCATAACCCGATACAAAAGCCAGTTTGTTGTCATACTCATCCGCTTGCCATTGATTAATCGATTGCATGGATACCACCATCGCTTTCATGATTGATATCTTCATTGTGTCACAAGATGGTTTATTAATTAAATATATAAATTCTATACACTTGATAGTTTACACCTATAAATAATTACCAACCTCCTAACTTCGGGGTTCTCATCCCTTGTACGCAAAAAAGCTTCCCGAAGGAAGCTTTTTTCTAACGTCCCAGGAGGGATACTCTCCTTCCAGTCGAGACTGCGAAGTAATTCCTACCGAAGCCCATGCTCCGACGAACCTTTGGGGTTCTCATCCCCTGTACGCAAAAAAGCTTCCCGAAGGAAGCTTTTTTCTAACGTCCCAGGAGGGATTCGAACCCCCGACCGACGGCTTAGAAGGCCGTTGCTCTATCCTGCTGAGCTACTGAGACAAATATGTATAATAAAAATACCGCGCGATTCCTATTATACTCTCATTTCTATATTTTTCAATAGTTTTATAAAAAAATTAATAATTGCATCCTTCCACATGACTTGAACGTATTATTTTCATACTCAACACAGATACAGAATATGAATGCTTTAAGCAGGCAATATTGAGGATATTAAGCTCAGTTGCATTTAAAATGGGCAGACATATTCAGGATGAGACTTGCTGGGTAATCATTTGCATACATACATTCTACTGGACCAAATAAAGGAGAGAAACCGCTATGAGACAACTTTTATCAGCATTATCCTATTTTAGTATTTTCTTCGCACCGTTCTTGTTTCCCATCATCATTTGGATTGTAGCCAAAGACAACTATATTGAGGGACATGCGAAACGAGCCTTATTCTCGCATATATTCCCGTTTCTTGCGGCAATCCCGCTGCTTTATTTCTTCGTTACCGCCCACAGTCTGGGTTCCGCTGTCGGATTTGTAATTCTGTTCTTTGTCATTTATGCATTAAGTTTTGTGTACAATATCGTCAAAGGTATTCAAGTACTACGTGAATATGCCTGAGCACAAGCTTCACAATCCACGTTCAATTAAACATTCAAAAACCCGCCTTTCGAAAGAAGGGCGGGTTTCTGCATTCCGGTTACTTGTTTCCCTGACGCCACGGATTTCTCTGGGCAGGACGCTTGCTGTTAATGGCGAGCACTTCCTCGGCAAACTCGGTATGATGCGCATAAAGGTTCCCTTTGTTTTTCTTGAACTTGGAAGCCACTGCTATCACCTCCCCGGAACTTGCATATAGTATGGCCCCGGGTAATTTCGCTTATCCTTTGTTGCTATCGGCATTTCTTGGAACGCCCACCTTAACCTTGCCCCACCAAATAACGCTGAAGCGTCGGTCCCAGTAATCCAAAAGCAAGTAACTCACTCTGAAACCGGGCTTTATCTTCTCCTGCTGTAATGCCTTCACTGTTCTCAAACGCCGTTTCCGTAGCATCTTCAAACGCGGTGTGCATATTGTTATTGTACCAATCCAGGACTGCATCCGAATGATTGCGTACAATTCGAACGACTTCAAGCGAATTCCCTGGCTGGGTAGCCGCAACGTATACAAGCAAAGACGGATCACCCGTATTTCCAGGCTGTACCTCAACTTCTGCACAAGACAATCCATCCACTTCGGTCAATCTGCGTATTTTGGCATCCTGAATGGCATACATTTGTTATCGCGCTCCTTTGTCCATTTCATGTACTTTGTTCGATCTGGTATCGGGTCTCTGGTGTTCCCAAACGGTAAATCTCCCGATACACCTGCTGTAACACAGCTTCATATGCGCGGTTTACAGACTCCTCCGGCGTATCCGGCCAAGGGAATACCATTCCTGGAAAGGCCTCTTCCTCTTTTTCCTGCATCAGATTAAGCAGTCCCAGTAATTGTTCCGCCTCCTGCGGCGTCGCCTGGATCACCCATTCATACGATGTTACGTGCGGGTTCGGAATAACAGAGCGCCCCATGACAGATACATAATAGGTCATACTGTCCATTTGCAAGTTCTCTCCTTCACAGGCATGTTGAGGCCGTTGTCCCTAGATATAGTTTCCGAAGAGGACAGACATTTTATGCCTGCTTTCGGCATATATTTGTTACGACTTCTGACGAAAAAGACAACATTTGCTGGCTGTTAGCAACTAAGCAGCCATACGGATGAATGACTCGACTAAGAAAGGATGAACAAACCATGTGCGGTATAACCGGCTTCATACAGTGGAATCGGGATTTGACCCAGGAATCAGAGCTGCTGGTCCGGATGACGGACAGCTTGTCGAACCGGGGGCCCGACGCTTCAGGTACATGGATCTCCAATCCTTGTGCGTTCGGACATCGGCGTCTCAGCGTTATGGACCCGGAGAACGGGGCACAGCCCATGCATGCGTTACAGGGAGACACCTCCTATACCGTCGTGTATAACGGAGAACTATACAATGCACCCGAGTTGAAAAAGGAATTGCTCCAGCGCGGACACCATTTCCGCACACAATGTGATACGGAAGTGCTGCTCGCCTCTTATATTGAGTGGGGTCCGGCCTGCGTTGACCGGTTTAACGGAATTTTTGCTTTTGCCATATGGGATGGCGGACGTGAACAGGTTTTTATCGCCCGTGATCGGTTGGGTGTCAAACCCCTGTTCTACAGTCATGCAAAGGATGCACTCGTATTTGGCTCAGAACCGAAATCACTGCTCATCCACCCGGATGTAGAAGCTGCAGTAGGCCCTGAAGGTTTGGCAGAAGTATTTATTGTCGGTCCTGCCCGGACACCTGGACACGGCGTATACTCCTCCCTTAACGAGCTCAAACCTGCGCATGCGCTTATCTACAACCGAAACGGTATTAAAACCTATGCTTACTGGAAGCTGGAAAGTCAGAATCACGAACATAATTTGGAAGAGACAGCTGCCGAAGTACGCAGACTGTTGCAGGATACATTAGAACGCCAATTAGCTTCTGACGTTCCGGTCTGCTCTCTTTTGTCGGGGGGACTGGATTCAAGCGCTCTATCTGCGTTAGCGGTAGATTATTATAACCGTACAGGTCAAGGCCAAGTCAGCACGTATTCTGTTGACTATGTGGATAATGCAAAGCATTTTCAGGCCCATTCCTTCCAGCCTGGTGCAGATGGACCCTGGATTAAGCGTATGGTGGATGAACTGAAGACAGATCATCACTGGATTGAGATTGAAAATGGCGAGTTGGTTCACGCACTGACCCAGGCAATGCTTGTGCGTGATTTGCCGGGTATGGCGGATGTAGATTCCTCTCTCTATCTGTTCTGTAAAGAAATCAAAAAAGGAGCCACCGTTGCCATTTCGGGCGAAGCAGCGGATGAAGTATTTGGCGGTTATCCTTGGTTCCACCGGGAAGAGATGCTGAACTCCGGTACATTCCCATGGTCTGTAGCGCCTGATATGCGAGCAGGATTGTTATCCCCGGACATTCGGGAATGGATCAGGCCACTCGACTATCTCGCGGACCGCTACTCGGATGCTGTGGCTGAAGTACCTTTACTCGATGGGGAGACCGGTAAAGCAGCCCAAATGCGAGTAATGTCCTATCTGAACATCACCCGCTTCATGCCTACACTACTGGATCGGAAAGATCGGATGAGTATGGGAGCCGGGCTTGAGGTTCGGGTACCTTACTGTGATCACCGTTTGATTCAATATGTATTTAACGTGCCTTGGGACATGAAAATGACAGGCGGACGGGAAAAAGGCATCCTGCGTAAAGCGCTGGAAGGTGTACTGCCTGACGATGTGTTGTACCGGAAAAAGAGTCCTTATCCGAAAACACATAATCCGCAGTATCTTGCTGCCGTTAAACAACAGGTGCTTGATATTCTGGATGACGCAAGCTCACCGATCTTGCCTTTAATCGACAAAGCTCAAATTCGTAAATTGGCCTCTTCACCGGATGCTTCATCGAACCTGCCCTGGTTTGGACAGTTAATGTCGGGTCCACAGCTATTTGCATATCTGACACAGATCAACTCGTGGTTGCGTACGTACAAAGTGGCCATTCGATAATAAGGCGATTTTTTCATTCTTAAAAGGGGTGCCGATGAGCAGCATAATAGCTGTTCATCAAGCACCCCTTTACCGATATCTATGGATTGATCAGTACCGGATTACGTTCAAGCAATCCACTTCCAAAGATATCTCTGAACGGAGAATCCTCCATATGAATATAACCGATGTAACAGCCACACTTCTTCATGCCACACGGCCGATCTGCGGCCAAAGCCTGCAAACCATCGCGGTAGAGATGCCCAATAATTCGACGGTCCTTGTAACACCTTTTTACATGCCCTGACCCTTGCACATAAAATACCTCCGAACCAGCGGAACAACGCTTGCCCAGACTCTCATAATCCCGCAGGTTCCCTTCAAACAGTGGATCAATGGATCGTAAAAAGTCGACCTCTTCCACGCTGTAATATTTGGGTCGATCTTTAAATGCATTGATCCACATATACACCTCATCGGGTAAAGCCTGCCTCATCGATTCAATAGCAGGGAATGCACTGCGCAATCCAACTGTCCCCACACTAAAAGCAAGTCTCATCTCACGTAAAGTCAAACATTGTTTGACGAAGGAAGCCTCTTTCGTCTCACGTGGGTGATAGGTCGCCCAGAAAGCCGCTTTATCTCGGTTCAATTCACGGACCCAGTCCAGTTTGACAGATAGGTTGGTTTGGACTGCAATTTTGTCCACATGTGGCATATGCGATAGCTCAATCATCGCTTCCCGATACCAACGTCTTACCAGAGCTTCTCCATACGGGTTAAAGAAAATCGAGAATTGATGACCAGCACTCTCCTGATCCCTCACCCAATTCACAAATTGACGCAGTTGTTGTTCATCCACTTCCAACGTCTCCTTGGAATCTACCGTTTTGCTAAACGGACAATATGG
This window of the Paenibacillus marchantiae genome carries:
- a CDS encoding CynX/NimT family MFS transporter, with the protein product MPSSLHQNSPDHSAVDNSSSASMKLGLLLAGIIVIAATMRSPITATGPIVELIRTDTGISHTLAGLLTSLPLLAFAAISPFAPQLARRFGLETALLTAIILVTIGVSLRFMPSVPVLFTGTAILGCGIALSNVLLPSLIKRDFPLRVGLVTGLYSVSMNIWGAIASGISVPTAGLTSMGWHASLGMWAILSILALILWLPHVRSGRRGEVYVASRTEAKPVRLITSPLAWYVTLFMGLQSLIFYTTITWLPEVLSDQGFSSSSAGWMLSLMQMVSVPVTFIVPILAGRMKDQRWLTAITGSCLILGYAFLLSGISSLVTVGVALAGVGAGASFGLVTMFFVLRTSDARQAAGLSGMAQSFGYMLAAVGPLLFGVLHDWTQGWTLPLLLQVTLAVLLLFMGLKASANRLIGS
- a CDS encoding S8 family serine peptidase, encoding MNKRLISILLSILMTFSIIMPAAGAAPVGVQLENSLSKGEATQWREILAQREGKLAADPFLDKSLEGLGGEKTRVIVELSNKPVAVAQGESTLSGKSFTSSMETKAVTQVEQQQQSFVHSLTQNKIKHEVLENYAYALNGVAIELKGNQLGQLLRIPGVVSVYPDLEITVSPETDEVNPYMKDTAPFIGAPEVWNLGYKGKGVKVGVIDTGIDYEHPNLQDAYKGGWDFVGSDNDPYETTHEEWKVSGAPEFNANGSAYYTSHGTHVAGTIAAREAGDYGIVGVAPEADIYAYRVLGPYGSGQTSWVLGGIDRSVADGMDVINLSLGNAANDPSYITSVALNNAMLSGVTAVVASGNDGPNRYTLGSPGASAMAITVGNSTGPSQSITANTHFWIGEEGKGTLPEEQPVPEVEPSPELGTAPGTETPEVPAQGEPSTTPEGATGEEASSTNEAALSGTASADVTALDVETSQSEEGVQPASPSAPVETSPEVAPVKEEPAIAPTETEQNPLAVTESVYRLDVMGWSLSADPESVLTNQYDLLFAGLGKPTDFEGKDFTGKVAFVQRGELAFVEKVANAKAAGAVAIIVYNNIPGPIGVSLGDNFELIPTLSMSKEDGESIKAELDAGQSVEVSFSDFVKGQTAGDEMNPSSSRGPAKVTLDIKPDIVAPGTSILSTVPAYGKDEPGADYSQAYDRKSGTSMATPHVAGLVALLIEKHSDWTPFDIKVALMNNGKVLDTTKYDVFDQGAGRIQAVKTIDPAAFVKVLDVTKYTENGVAVEKPNVTGSVNFGNFLSTDEKTVSKTIKVESLNGGVGNYTVSVNPTRTIPGVSVAVDKSSFTLNGEEELQVTITVPKGVTAVTEAQGYLQLSNGTDTFSVPYVAHFNLTLAGVKYIETVKGTEKNPFHYPLKPDGTLDTLNVAMEFYNPMNFALIEIFDGLYPDGGYYGDGYIGSIFGNYYSFAANTRYTLAWDGQYADYTTDEVTTIPDGLYTVDITAIGVDGKTYIEDTSPFLVKKAAPVVTAPENLEVVQADKEALTGNVDDLYIVAAPALKSGWDTELDVTASLKAGYTVKDTTNKKITEGAFEVETDGSFTLRLGKLLAGEYIVEMSVEDLQGLIGTATTSLLVKKNPDPEVPNPGTPSPGSGSGSSGGSSSSNSSPSTAPTPTIKGDASVSEKKNADGTTQATAAISEAVINTQLQDDKKEIKLDLSSVEFDKYSLVDLTISKAIADKIQASGKNLIIEGKTFNVTIPAASLTDYVTDRGFSLKLHVAEGKDNKQNENIVSQIVSIDLDADKFKHNIGLTLKYDVNSVKDVRKVIAYHQTTKDAWQPASLSNVSQKGQLEFNVTQPGSYVVVESAVTFGDINSHWAKDEIEVIASQQIAKGISASTFSPNSTITHAEFATLLDRIFGTGIDWETRSKEASAQDQLTRENMVLMIADALEIKQGVTSIGFKDEDQISDGAKSAVHFAVENGLVKGMSGNKFAPKATSTRAQVSVVLYRLLEYLNKL
- a CDS encoding methyltransferase domain-containing protein, with translation MGCGTGDLTYEITAAQAEVVGMDASPDMIRRAREKFPNIEFMEGDGHQFETNKLYDAVFSNAALHWMRSPRLVVYSIWKSLKPGGRFVAEFGGKGNVQIIVDALEEVFERHTGIPGSERNPWYFPTIGQYSNILEQCGFLVRQAYHYDRPTRLADGEQGIEGWLAYFGGDYFDGLSQEQIQEICSETNQIVVPKLWKEDAIYADYKRLRIEAVKPGS
- a CDS encoding DUF4870 domain-containing protein, with the translated sequence MRQLLSALSYFSIFFAPFLFPIIIWIVAKDNYIEGHAKRALFSHIFPFLAAIPLLYFFVTAHSLGSAVGFVILFFVIYALSFVYNIVKGIQVLREYA
- the asnB gene encoding asparagine synthase (glutamine-hydrolyzing), whose translation is MCGITGFIQWNRDLTQESELLVRMTDSLSNRGPDASGTWISNPCAFGHRRLSVMDPENGAQPMHALQGDTSYTVVYNGELYNAPELKKELLQRGHHFRTQCDTEVLLASYIEWGPACVDRFNGIFAFAIWDGGREQVFIARDRLGVKPLFYSHAKDALVFGSEPKSLLIHPDVEAAVGPEGLAEVFIVGPARTPGHGVYSSLNELKPAHALIYNRNGIKTYAYWKLESQNHEHNLEETAAEVRRLLQDTLERQLASDVPVCSLLSGGLDSSALSALAVDYYNRTGQGQVSTYSVDYVDNAKHFQAHSFQPGADGPWIKRMVDELKTDHHWIEIENGELVHALTQAMLVRDLPGMADVDSSLYLFCKEIKKGATVAISGEAADEVFGGYPWFHREEMLNSGTFPWSVAPDMRAGLLSPDIREWIRPLDYLADRYSDAVAEVPLLDGETGKAAQMRVMSYLNITRFMPTLLDRKDRMSMGAGLEVRVPYCDHRLIQYVFNVPWDMKMTGGREKGILRKALEGVLPDDVLYRKKSPYPKTHNPQYLAAVKQQVLDILDDASSPILPLIDKAQIRKLASSPDASSNLPWFGQLMSGPQLFAYLTQINSWLRTYKVAIR
- a CDS encoding STM4011 family radical SAM protein encodes the protein MRATLYYRGKLSSCNYDCPYCPFSKTVDSKETLEVDEQQLRQFVNWVRDQESAGHQFSIFFNPYGEALVRRWYREAMIELSHMPHVDKIAVQTNLSVKLDWVRELNRDKAAFWATYHPRETKEASFVKQCLTLREMRLAFSVGTVGLRSAFPAIESMRQALPDEVYMWINAFKDRPKYYSVEEVDFLRSIDPLFEGNLRDYESLGKRCSAGSEVFYVQGSGHVKRCYKDRRIIGHLYRDGLQALAADRPCGMKKCGCYIGYIHMEDSPFRDIFGSGLLERNPVLINP